A segment of the Panacibacter ginsenosidivorans genome:
AGGCACAAGTGAGTGACACAACCGCCGATGCTATAAAATACTGCAGCCTGCAGCCAAAATATTTTTTGCAAAGAAAAGCCACTGCATATGCAGTGGCTTTTGAAATTATGATGTTTAACGTCCAAAAAGAAACAAAGTGAAATTATTGTATGGCATCTCTGTAGGCTTTACCCAGTGACGTTAGAGAGGTGCCTTGATTTAAAGAAGCGCCACCATCTGTGCCACTGCCCGAGCGTGTAATAACATATTTGTAATTACCAGCCTTAAACCCGCCAACAGTGCCTGTCATAAGCGTTGTTGAAGTGCTGTTCTGGTTGTATTCATTGCAAATAACAGGTTTACCTGTTTGTGTTCTAAGATAATCTGCATCGTTTTCTAATGTGCCAACAGGATACACATTTTGGTTACTGTTAAACGGTGAAGCAACATGCGTATTTACATACGTAAGGTTCATTGTTTTGTAAGCAGCAATCAGCTTCTGTGTTTCCAATGAATTTGCTGTTTTGCTGGCCCATCCACTCATTACAAGTTCTACATAATCTACATGAAGACCACCGTCAGCTACCGCAATACCGCGCTTGTTACAAACATCAACCGCTGTTTTTAATTCAGTAATATAATCTTCAATAGGCCCGCTGTGAAATTGATCTGTGCAGGGTTCATTTTCTATCACTGCTATTTCGGGTTGGTATTTGTCAAGCACTTTTGTTAATAAACTTCTGTACTGAACCATGTCTGTAGGGAAAGGCACCGGGCTTCTTTTACCGGTATTGCTGGTTACATTATCATAGTTAAGATTCAGCAATACTTTGTATCCGGCGTTCACCCATTTTTCATAACCCTTATCTACGCCTGTAAAATCCTTTAGTATGATCGCATAGCGTACATATTTTACGCCAAGCTTCTGGCAAATGGTTATCTCGTCATTTATAGTAGTACTGCCTGAAATAAGTGCACCAAAATTTGTAGACGAGGTAGTAATGGCCATACTGCTTTCCTGTGCAGTTAAACTATTGCTAAGGGCATCAGTACTTTGTGAAGGGGCTATCTCTTTTTTACAACTGGCAAATAAACTAATGAAGAAAACAGTAAATACAGGAAGAATTAACTTTTTTGGCATAAGGATGCCAGCTCCGTTTCCGGATAATTGGATACTCATCACACGGGGGTTTAATTACACTAATAGTTTTTCTTTTGCACTAAAAAAGTAGCCTGCAGCACTATTTTTTAGATGCATTTTGAAAACAAAAACCGCTCCAATTGAAGTAGAGATGAAAATAAAATTGTTAAAAGGAAAAAGTAAGTCTTATGTGAGTATAAAGCTTACATATGCAACACTTTTTCATAAGAATACAAAAGTGGTAAGCAACATTTTAATGAAATGCAGAATGAAATTATATCAAAGCCGTTCAAATTATTTTAATGTTCTTCTTCTATTAATTGCTGGTTCTGTATCATCTTTTTCAGCTTTTCAATTTGCTCCTGCAATGAATCCATCATCCATTCATCATGCTCCATTTTTCCTGCATCATCCACTGCTTTTTGATAGGCGTCCATATCACCCAAACCAAAATTAGCTTCGGCCCTGTTTATAAGTATCCAGAATAATTGTTCTTTATCGGCTTTGTTTTGACTTAAAGAATACGCATCATTTCTTTGCAGCCCGTCTTTCATGGCTGCGCTTTCCTGTCTTGCCTTTATTTGTTCCCAATCTTTATCACACATAAGCAATACTTCTTTGCGTATGCGTTTCGCATTTACAAGATCTGCGATGCGTTCATCTTTTGTGGTGCATAAGGAAGACTGTGCACGGTAATCCAGCATAAATGCAAGATTGATTCCATGGTAGCGGTTGTTTAATAAATAGTAACCACGCTGATAATATAAAATACCGGCGCTCAAATGTTCTTCGCCCTGTTTGTTTTCGTACAATCTTTTTTCAATAGCACCTGCCAGTGCCACAGTTTCTGTATCATTGGTGTGGCTAAGATCTATATCCAGTAATAATTTCAGTGCATCATATAACGCCGTTACTTCATCGGGTAGTTTAGCTTTATAGGTGGCCAGCGCCAAACGATGAACGAGATACCTGTTAACACCCATTTTATTTTGATCATCTTCCGTCTTACCTATTAGTAATGCAGAATTAAACAAAGCCTTTGCCGTAATAAAATCATTTTTGGCAAGTGCTTCTTCTGCATCTTCTGTTATCACTGCTAATGTTTTTGGGTTGATGTAAGATTCATCAGCGGCTTCAATCGCTCTCTTTTTTTCTTCCACAGCATGCGCAATCTGTTCCCTCAGAGATGGCGGGTCTAATTGCAGAAAAGTGTAAACCGGACTATCCGGTTCGTCAATATGCAAAACATCATCCAGCGTTTCTGTAAGTACTTTACGAAAGCGTTCCACTTCTTCATAATCTATCGCATCACCAAGGTGCGCATAGCTGGTTATTTTTATATGGTTCAGGTCAAAAGGGTAGGGCATTTTATTTTCAGAGATCACAATAGTGGTGCGTGGCCGTAGTGCATGACGCACACCCAGCTCGTATAATGCATTGGGGTTAGCGGTAGAAATATCAGCGATTACCACGTCGGCATTCAGCAGTTCCATATACATCTGCACGTCTATTGAACCTGTATATACAATTTCATCTGCACGCACACAGGCCAATCCTTTTGCTTCTACTACGGGTTTTATCAGCAGGCGGTAAGATTTATTAAGGTCAAGTTTACGGCCCGTAGCAAAGTCTGTTTTTGTGCCAAAGCCCATTACTACAAAACATCTTTTTTGTTGATCGTCAGCCATAGTATGCGGTTTCCAGGTTAGAAGAAAATTCGGTTACAGTGTGAATGCTGTATAAAATTATCCAAATAGATTTTAAAATGCAACCTCATTTTAGCGTGCAGTATTTTTATGTACCCGCAGTAATGCTGTGATGCTTCTGTTGCGTCGCACACTTCAGGGTTCTGTTTTTAAGACAAATGTCAAAATGTTCGCTTTATTTAGTTATGCTGCAATGCTGATTTATTCACTTTAAGTACAAGTGTGCGACGCAACAGCATTTGAACAGCATTTCAAAAGCCTGGTACATACAATTATACTTCCATCAACTGAAGACTTATCTTTCTGATATCTGTAGCAATGTTGGCAATAAAATTGAACTGGTCTGCAACAGGTTTTATTTCGGAGAGTATTTTTTTTGTTTCACTTTCTGTAATGCCCTGCTGTAGTTCCGTACGCCGCTTTTCGAGTAAATTTTCCACCCGCTGCTGAACAGCATTTTGCGGCACTGTATCAACAACAGTATTCTCAGCCGGTATTTCGTTGATGATCTTCACTGCATCTTCCAGCTTGCCAACCGTATTGCTGATCAGCGGTGTAAAATCTGACGATGCATATTTTTCTGAAAGTGGTTTTACATAATAAGAAAGCGTGGCAATATGCGATGTAAGCATATGATTGAGCACTACAAACTGATGCAATGGCTTTATATTTTTTTGTTTGCTTTCAGGTTCTGCCAACATGCGGGTAAACGCATCTGAAAGATTTGCGAGCGCCACAAATGCATTTTTGCGGCTAACCTTGTAAGTAGTGATGGTTACGGGTTTGCCAATGAATGCAACTGCTATATCGGCGAAATAATTTTTGTTGCTTTTAACAGCTTCTGACATATAGTTGTTGATCTGCTCATGCTCCCATGCCGGCAGCAGTATCAGGTTTGCGAAAAAGGCGATGGCAGAACCAATAGCGGTATCTGTAACACGGTCAATAATGATGGTTTCGAAATTGATATTGCTTAGTAAATGAAAGAGCAGCAGTATATATGGTGTCATGAAAATCACGCTGATCATATAATGTGTCCTCAGCAAACTATATGTTCCAACCATCAGTAATAACATGATCGGGAAAAGTATATTGTTGTCTTTTATAAAGTACAAAATGCCGAGGCCAATTGCTGCACCGCAAATAGTTCCGATCAGTCTTTCATAATTTCTTTTTCTTGTTAAGCTGTAAGCGGGTTTTAAGATCACAATGATGGTGAGCAAGATCCAGTAACTATGACCAACCGGAAATAACATTGATATAATAAAACCAACAAGCGTAGCAGTGCTTATTCTTACTGCATGGCGAAAATTATTTGATTCAGGTGATAGATTGTCTTTTAGTAATTTCAGGTCAACCCGCTGATGTGTAACAAATTTATCATAGTCTGCCGAGCGGGTCATGTTCTTTGTTAATTGCCTGTCATAAGTAGTGTAGAGATGCAAAGTGTGTATGCGGCCTGCTATGTCTTCAATGCTGTTGAGTATATGCCGCAGGCTTATAAAATCATCAACATTTTCTGCTGTGCGTTTATTATCCCTGAATGTTTCAAAGAATGTCTTTGTTTTTTTAATATGAGTAGAAAGCAATCCTGTTTCTTCAGATGGATTACCGCTTTTTACAGCAATACCTATTTCATCCAGTTCATTACTAAGCTCCAGGATCAATTGCCGGTAATGCTCCAGAATATCCTCTTCATTAAATGCCTCGTGCAGGGCTTTGTAATCCTGGTAAGAGGTCATAGTTCTTTCAAAAAGATCAACTATGTCGGTAAATATCATCAGCAATGTTCTGCCTGTGTTGGTAGATTCTTTTACAATATCCCTGCTCTTAAATAATAATTCTCTTACGAGGTTTTGTTTTTCGTGTACCACCACCTGTTGTTGCAGCATGGCCTGGTAAGTCTTTTCATAGTCTACTTCTTTCTCATAAAAGGCTGCTCTTGTGCGCAGGTAATCTGCCGTAGCCATTATACAATCACCCAATGCCTGTTGCACCAGCTTGTATGGCCGAAAACTATAGAGCAAGAGGCTCAGCAACATATACCATACGCCACCGGCAAAAACATAAGCAGCATTGAGTACTACATCCCATCCTTCATTAGACCTGTCAATATTCAGTACCATTACCAGCAGTGCAGAAACACCAATGGAGTTAGCCCTGTTCCCGTACACAGCAATCATTGAAAAAGTGAAGCAGGCTGCTACTATCAGCAGGCCAAGCAGAAAAGGATGTGGTGCGGCGAAACCCGTAAGCAGCGAAATGATGGTATTGATAATAATGCATGCCACCATTCCATTTTTGCGGTGATGAATAGGACCCGGATTATCCGTAATGCTTACGCTCATAGCGCCAAGCGATACTACCACACCAACCGAAAGCAGGCCGAAATGATTTAGTACCAGCGCGGGTAAAACAATGCCCGCAGTAATGCGTATACCTTCACTCAGGTAATGACTGTTTACAAAACTTTTGTACTCCTTAATATAGTCCATAGCTAATGCCTGCCTGTTTGAAACATAAAGATACCTTGTTGAAACAGAGGTAAGAAACAAAGAATATTTTTTTGAGCCCAACAGTCAGATAACAGGGCATCACCTGTTGCGTCGCACTCTTCAGGGCTCTTTAGTTGCATCAGCAAAGACAGCGGTCGCAAGTATTTTTTAATGCATAACTACCGGGAAAGAATCTCTAAACCACAAGAAATCCACAGCTTGTTAAATGGTAATAAAAACATTTCATACCCCTATCTTTGCAGCCTGTAAAAAAATACTATGCCTTATTTATTTACCTCTGAGAGTGTTTCAGAAGGCCATCCGGATAAAGTGGCCGACCAGATATCTGATGCGTTGATAGATAATTTCCTTGCGTTTGATCCTAATAGTAAAGTAGCCTGCGAAACATTAGTTACCACAGGCCAGGTAGTATTGGCCGGCGAAGTAAAAAGCAAGGCCTATCTTGATGTGCAGGAAATTGCCCGTGGTGTTATCCGCAAGATCGGTTACACCAAAAGTGAATATATGTTTGAAGCCAATAGTTGTGGTATCCTATCTGCTATCCATGAGCAATCAGCTGATATTAACCAGGGTGTTGACCGTCAGAAAAAAGAAGAGCAGGGTGCCGGCGACCAGGGTATGATGTTTGGCTACGCCACCAATGAGACAGCCGATTATATGCCGATGGCGCTGGATATTGCACATAAATTGTTGCAGGAGCTTGCTGCTTTAAGGAGAGAAAATAAAGACATCAAATACCTGCGCCCAGATGCAAAAAGCCAGGTTACGCTGGAATATGATGATAATAACAAACCATTGCGTATAGATGCTATTGTTGTATCTACCCAGCATGATGATTTTGATACAGAAGAAAAGATGCTGAAGAAGATCAATAAAGACATTGTAAATATTCTTATACCGAGGGTACAGGCCAGGTATAAAAAATATGCGCACCTGTTCAATACCAAGATCAAGTATCATATCAACCCAACCGGCAAGTTTGTTATTGGCGGACCGCATGGAGATACCGGTTTAACCGGACGCAAGATCATTGTAGATACCTATGGTGGTAAGGGAGCTCATGGTGGCGGCGCTTTTAGCGGTAAAGATCCTTCCAAAGTTGACAGGAGCGCTGCCTATGCGACACGACATATTGCCAAAAATCTTGTAGCAGCGGGTGTTTGCGATGAAGTTTTGGTACAGGTTTCTTATGCTATTGGTGTGGCCCAGCCAATGGGTATTTATATCAATACCTATGGCACGTCAAAAGTTGGTCTTACAGACGGAGAGATAGCCAGGAAGGTGGAAAGTATTTTTGACATGCGACCTTACTTTATTGAGCAGCGCTTGAAACTGCGTAACCCAATCTATAGCGAAACTGCTGCTTACGGCCATATGGGACGTAAACCTGAGTTTGTAAATAAAGAATTCCGCTCCCCTGAAGGTAAAGTAGTGAAGAAGAAAGTAGAACTGTTTACCTGGGAAAAGCTTGATTATGTTTCTAAAGTGAAGAAGGAATTTGGCATCAAATAGATTCGAAATCATACGTAAAAATCCTGCTGGTGAAGCGGGATTTTTTTATATATAAACAGGATCGTACATGATTGCTTAAATGCATTACCAATTTATACTTGCGGTAAAGAAAAGAAAGTATAAGTGTGCGACGCAACAAAAGCCAAATGCTTTTGTTGCTGCCGGGCTTAAAAAATTATGCATTTAATTTTTGCAAATGATATAGTAGCGGGTGCTTTTATCTGTACCTGAATCAAAAACCTCTCTTAGTTTGTTGCTGTTTTTGACCAGCCTGTGGTTGCGGCTGTCGAACACCTCATTGTTTTTGCAGAACGTATTACAGGATTCAATATAAGGCAGTATTTTTTTTACTACTTCTATCTCATTTTCCACTCTTTGCCGGGAATAATGTTTATCCTTTACCGCTAATAATAACTCTCTTTCCATTTTTCCTTATTTCAATCTGTAAAATTATAAACAGTAATAACGCTGTTTATTATAAATATTGCTAAAAATTGTACAAAACACTCAACTTATACCTGTTAGCAAACGGGGTTTTGAAGGATTGGAAGCTTATAAATAAATGGCAGGGGTGATTATCGTAAAAACTTCTACTCCCGCCAATATTTATGCCATGCTATCCCAAAGCTTATTAATTGTTGATTAAAAAGGATTTTTTGTATAAAAGTTCAAACTAATTTTGTACAAACCAATTGTTGTCTAATAATTTGCATGTACTTTTCGTTTTTGAAAAACACCGGTCGTTGCCGGTGATCTGTATGAACGGTTTGCGGGTAAACATGGTTAAATGTACCAAAGATCCCTGTACGGTATTTTGACAAAATGAATCATCAGCAAATCGTATAATTTTTTTGTGCAGGGATAATAAATTTGTGTGTTCTGCGTAATTTAAGGGTCACTTATTATGAGAAAAAACCGAATCAGCATAACAATGCCATGTTATGTAATTTATTTGTTTATTGTATTCCTCACGGCTTCCTGTATCAATACTAAAAATGTAGTTTATTTCAACAACCTGCCTGATTCTTTAAAGATCCAGCTGGATAAATTGCCCGTTCCGGACAAAACCGTACAAGTGAATGATGTACTTGAAATAACCATAGGCGGTGAAAATGAAACAACTGTTCATTACATACAAACTTATATTACCGGACAACCCGTTTTAAAAGCAACCGTGGATATTGCAGGAAATATTGAATTGCCAAAAGTTGGAAAAATTCATGTAGCCGGCTTATTGCAAGAGGCAGCAAAAGATGCCATTACAAATGCTTACAAGGAGTATCTTATAGATCCGATAGTGCAGGTAAAACTCAGCAGCTTTCATTATACCATTTTAGGAGAAGTGAAGGCTCCAGGCATATTTGATGTTGAAGCAGAGAAAATAACACTGTTTGAAGCAATAGGTAAGGCAGGGGATCTTACCCCTTACGCTGAGAGAGAGAATATTAAGATTATCAGGGACGTAAACGGTGAAAGGGAAGTCATTACGCTTAATATGCTGGATAAAGCAATCCTTAATTCGCCGGATTATTATATACAACGATATGATATCATATATGTAGAGCCCAAGAATATTAAACAGGTTAATGAAAATATTCAACGTTTTACGCCCTATATCAGTATTATATCGGGATTGCTAGCAATTATTGTTTTAATCACCAGAAATTAACATGAGTCAACACGTATCGGATAATGAAAATGGTGAGTTGGTAACACAATCCAGTGTCCAGTTCGATATAAAGAAATTTATTTACAAGCTAATCGGCTTTTTGCCATGGATCATTATTTCTGTGCTGATATCTTATACCGTGGCAAAACTTTATTTGCGTTATACTCCCCAGTTGCACCGTGTAGCTGCATTCCTGCTTATAAAAGATAATGAAGAATCTTCGCCCGATTATAATGTACTCAGGGAGCTTGGGGTTATCACCAGCAGCAAGGAAATCCAGAACCAGATCGATATCCTGCAGTCTTATGAATTGTCTGAAGATGTGGTAGATTCATTAAACCTGCAGGTAAAGTTAAATACCGTTGGCCGTATCTCTTCCCTGCCCATTTATGGCAACAGATCACCGGTTTTTATCCATGTTGATAAAAGTGATAAAATAGATTTTACACCCTCCTCTTTTCAATTATACCTGGAAAGTGACAGTGTAGTATTTATCAGTAATAATACCCGTCAGGCCCACCGTTACAATGATACGTTTCTGTTGTCGGGTAAAAAAGTTTGGTTTGTTCGAAACCATGCCGTTAAAGCCGATGATAATGGCTATAACCTTGTATTGCAGGATAAACATTCGATGTCTGTGGGATTGCGTGCAGGTATAACCATAACCAAATCCCATGACCCCGGGGGCATCGTGGAAATAGCGTTGCTTGATCAATCTGCGGCCCGGGCCATCGATATTATCAATAAGCTAATTGAAACGTATAATACAGCCGGGGTAACGGATAAAAATATTGTGGGGTTCAAAACACGCCGTTTTTTGAATGACCGGGTAGACAGTGTAGCTGCTGAACTGGATGCACTTGAAAAACAGGGAGAGAATTTTAAAAAGGAAAACAAAATCAACGACGTAAGCACCATTGGCGGGCAATACCTGAGTGAAGCTATGAACTATGATGAAAAGATGGCTGAACAGTCCGGCAAATTTAAACTGCTTGAGTCGCTTGAGCAGTTTATCAACAGTTCTAAAAACTATTCTGATATTATACCTTCTGATAACGGGATAGGAGACGGTACATTGGCTGATCTTATAAGGGCGCATAACCAGGATGTTGTAAACTACCAGGAACAAATAAAGATCAGTACGGAAAAAGACCCGCTTATCGGGCGGATCAAAAACAAGATCAATGATGACAAGCAAAACATCCTGAAAAATATTGCCAGTATCAGGCAGGGTTACGATGTTACTTATAAAGAGATCAGTACCCGTAAAAATGGTTTTGATGCCTTGTTATATAACCTGCCTGAAAAGGAAAGGGAATATCTAAAATTAAAAAGGCAGATCGGTGTAAAAGAGCAATTGTACTTATACCTTTTACAAAAAAAGGAAGAGATTGAATTATCGCTTAATTCAACCATCAACAATACCAGGATCGTTGACTCTGCTTTTGACCAGGGAATTGTTTCACCCAAAAGCGATCAGGTGGTCATGTTCGCTCTCCTGGTTGGTGTTATTGTACCGATTATCATCATGCTGCTGCTTGATTTTTTTGACAATAAAATTGCTGACCGTAAAGAAATAGAAGCTGCCACTAATGTACCTATCATTGGAGAACTTTCCTTTAACAGTGGGGTAAAAAACAAAGTGATCCATTCCAAAAGCCGGTCGAGCATGGCTGAACAATTCAGGCTTATCGGCACGAATCTCCGGTATATTGCCCCCGACAAAACATCCAAGGTTATCCTTGTCACTTCTTTTATGAGCGGGGAAGGTAAGAGCTTTGTTTCGACCAACCTCTCCGGCAGCCTGTCAACCGGCAATGCCAGGGTGCTTTTAATAGAACTTGATCTTCGCAAGCCCAAGCTTTCCAAATATCTTGAGTTGCAACCGAAATACGGACTTACCGATTATCTTGTAAATGCCCAGCCACTGGAGCAGGTGATTACCAAAATCGAGGATTTTAATAATGTGGATATCATCACCAGCGGGCCGGTGCCCCCCAACCCCAGCGAGTTATTAATGCTCCCCCGGCTGGAAACCTTATTCGAGTACGCCAGGCAGCGTTATCAATATATTGTTATTGACTCTTCTCCTGTAGGGCTTGTGGCTGATGCGTTTCTTACAGGGAAATTTGCCGATGTTACACTTTTTATACTGCGTCACCGGTATTCGCATAAAACAACACTCGGTTACGCGGACCGTTTGTATGCAGAAAAGAAACTGAATAACCTGAACATAGTGGTAAACGGTATAAAAGAGCAGCGAGGCGTAGGATATACTTATGGCTATGGGTATGGTTACGGCTATGGCTATGGATATGGATATGGTTACGGCTATGGTTATAAGTATGGTTCCGGTTATTACCCTGAAGATGAAAAGCCTGCACGTGGATTGAAAAGATTTTTTTCACGTAAAGGCAAAAAGTAAATTAAAGTGCAACAAATATATAACTGATAGCTCATTACTGTGAGTGACTTGGCGGAGCTGTATAAAAGTATGAATGCAAGTGAAAAAAAATGGTTTGCTGTTTATACCAAACCCCGGTGGGAAAAAAAAGTAAACAGTATTCTGCTGTTAAAAGGAGTAGCCAGCTGGTGTCCTGTACAGAAAACTGAAAGACAATGGAGCGACCGGAAAAAGATCATTGAAGACCCGCTTTTTAAATCGTATGTTTTTGTAAAAATAAACGATGACGAAAAGCTTACCGTTTTGCAAACAGAGGGCATACTCAACTTTGTTCATTTTCTTGGCAAACCCGCAGTCATAAAAGATGAGGAAATAGAAACCATCAAATCATTCCTGCTTGAAAAAGATGCAAAGATCAATATACAATCATTGCAGGGTTTCAAAGAGGATGATAAAGTGGTCATTAAACACGGTATTTTTATGGATAATACGGGAACTGTTATCAGGACTGCTGCTAAAAAGATCTATGTGCGGCTTGAAAGCCTGGACCAGGTAATGATAGTAGAATTTCCTGCGAACTATGCCGGACATTATTTCCCCCTTCATTAGTATTTTTTATGAACCCGGCTTTTGTGTTTTATAGCATCGTTCCTTGCGTCGCACTATTGTACGGTTTGTACTTTTCTTGACAGTTGGCTGTAAATGCCGATGGCTTTACCGAAAGTACAAGTGAGTGACACAACAATGCTCAATGTCAGCACTATAGCCCGTCAACAAATTATTTCATGCTTGTCAATATAAAAAGTAAGTTCTATGATAGCCCCCCATTATAACAAACCAAAAGTAATTGCAGAGATCGGCTGCAACCATATGGGCGATTTTGAAATTGCCAAAGACCTGGTGAAACTTGCCAAAG
Coding sequences within it:
- a CDS encoding tetratricopeptide repeat-containing protein, which encodes MADDQQKRCFVVMGFGTKTDFATGRKLDLNKSYRLLIKPVVEAKGLACVRADEIVYTGSIDVQMYMELLNADVVIADISTANPNALYELGVRHALRPRTTIVISENKMPYPFDLNHIKITSYAHLGDAIDYEEVERFRKVLTETLDDVLHIDEPDSPVYTFLQLDPPSLREQIAHAVEEKKRAIEAADESYINPKTLAVITEDAEEALAKNDFITAKALFNSALLIGKTEDDQNKMGVNRYLVHRLALATYKAKLPDEVTALYDALKLLLDIDLSHTNDTETVALAGAIEKRLYENKQGEEHLSAGILYYQRGYYLLNNRYHGINLAFMLDYRAQSSLCTTKDERIADLVNAKRIRKEVLLMCDKDWEQIKARQESAAMKDGLQRNDAYSLSQNKADKEQLFWILINRAEANFGLGDMDAYQKAVDDAGKMEHDEWMMDSLQEQIEKLKKMIQNQQLIEEEH
- a CDS encoding FUSC family protein, whose product is MDYIKEYKSFVNSHYLSEGIRITAGIVLPALVLNHFGLLSVGVVVSLGAMSVSITDNPGPIHHRKNGMVACIIINTIISLLTGFAAPHPFLLGLLIVAACFTFSMIAVYGNRANSIGVSALLVMVLNIDRSNEGWDVVLNAAYVFAGGVWYMLLSLLLYSFRPYKLVQQALGDCIMATADYLRTRAAFYEKEVDYEKTYQAMLQQQVVVHEKQNLVRELLFKSRDIVKESTNTGRTLLMIFTDIVDLFERTMTSYQDYKALHEAFNEEDILEHYRQLILELSNELDEIGIAVKSGNPSEETGLLSTHIKKTKTFFETFRDNKRTAENVDDFISLRHILNSIEDIAGRIHTLHLYTTYDRQLTKNMTRSADYDKFVTHQRVDLKLLKDNLSPESNNFRHAVRISTATLVGFIISMLFPVGHSYWILLTIIVILKPAYSLTRKRNYERLIGTICGAAIGLGILYFIKDNNILFPIMLLLMVGTYSLLRTHYMISVIFMTPYILLLFHLLSNINFETIIIDRVTDTAIGSAIAFFANLILLPAWEHEQINNYMSEAVKSNKNYFADIAVAFIGKPVTITTYKVSRKNAFVALANLSDAFTRMLAEPESKQKNIKPLHQFVVLNHMLTSHIATLSYYVKPLSEKYASSDFTPLISNTVGKLEDAVKIINEIPAENTVVDTVPQNAVQQRVENLLEKRRTELQQGITESETKKILSEIKPVADQFNFIANIATDIRKISLQLMEV
- the metK gene encoding methionine adenosyltransferase, whose translation is MPYLFTSESVSEGHPDKVADQISDALIDNFLAFDPNSKVACETLVTTGQVVLAGEVKSKAYLDVQEIARGVIRKIGYTKSEYMFEANSCGILSAIHEQSADINQGVDRQKKEEQGAGDQGMMFGYATNETADYMPMALDIAHKLLQELAALRRENKDIKYLRPDAKSQVTLEYDDNNKPLRIDAIVVSTQHDDFDTEEKMLKKINKDIVNILIPRVQARYKKYAHLFNTKIKYHINPTGKFVIGGPHGDTGLTGRKIIVDTYGGKGAHGGGAFSGKDPSKVDRSAAYATRHIAKNLVAAGVCDEVLVQVSYAIGVAQPMGIYINTYGTSKVGLTDGEIARKVESIFDMRPYFIEQRLKLRNPIYSETAAYGHMGRKPEFVNKEFRSPEGKVVKKKVELFTWEKLDYVSKVKKEFGIK
- a CDS encoding polysaccharide biosynthesis/export family protein, whose protein sequence is MRKNRISITMPCYVIYLFIVFLTASCINTKNVVYFNNLPDSLKIQLDKLPVPDKTVQVNDVLEITIGGENETTVHYIQTYITGQPVLKATVDIAGNIELPKVGKIHVAGLLQEAAKDAITNAYKEYLIDPIVQVKLSSFHYTILGEVKAPGIFDVEAEKITLFEAIGKAGDLTPYAERENIKIIRDVNGEREVITLNMLDKAILNSPDYYIQRYDIIYVEPKNIKQVNENIQRFTPYISIISGLLAIIVLITRN
- a CDS encoding GumC family protein, coding for MSQHVSDNENGELVTQSSVQFDIKKFIYKLIGFLPWIIISVLISYTVAKLYLRYTPQLHRVAAFLLIKDNEESSPDYNVLRELGVITSSKEIQNQIDILQSYELSEDVVDSLNLQVKLNTVGRISSLPIYGNRSPVFIHVDKSDKIDFTPSSFQLYLESDSVVFISNNTRQAHRYNDTFLLSGKKVWFVRNHAVKADDNGYNLVLQDKHSMSVGLRAGITITKSHDPGGIVEIALLDQSAARAIDIINKLIETYNTAGVTDKNIVGFKTRRFLNDRVDSVAAELDALEKQGENFKKENKINDVSTIGGQYLSEAMNYDEKMAEQSGKFKLLESLEQFINSSKNYSDIIPSDNGIGDGTLADLIRAHNQDVVNYQEQIKISTEKDPLIGRIKNKINDDKQNILKNIASIRQGYDVTYKEISTRKNGFDALLYNLPEKEREYLKLKRQIGVKEQLYLYLLQKKEEIELSLNSTINNTRIVDSAFDQGIVSPKSDQVVMFALLVGVIVPIIIMLLLDFFDNKIADRKEIEAATNVPIIGELSFNSGVKNKVIHSKSRSSMAEQFRLIGTNLRYIAPDKTSKVILVTSFMSGEGKSFVSTNLSGSLSTGNARVLLIELDLRKPKLSKYLELQPKYGLTDYLVNAQPLEQVITKIEDFNNVDIITSGPVPPNPSELLMLPRLETLFEYARQRYQYIVIDSSPVGLVADAFLTGKFADVTLFILRHRYSHKTTLGYADRLYAEKKLNNLNIVVNGIKEQRGVGYTYGYGYGYGYGYGYGYGYGYGYKYGSGYYPEDEKPARGLKRFFSRKGKK
- a CDS encoding UpxY family transcription antiterminator translates to MNASEKKWFAVYTKPRWEKKVNSILLLKGVASWCPVQKTERQWSDRKKIIEDPLFKSYVFVKINDDEKLTVLQTEGILNFVHFLGKPAVIKDEEIETIKSFLLEKDAKINIQSLQGFKEDDKVVIKHGIFMDNTGTVIRTAAKKIYVRLESLDQVMIVEFPANYAGHYFPLH